One genomic segment of Myxococcus guangdongensis includes these proteins:
- a CDS encoding ATPase, T2SS/T4P/T4SS family, giving the protein MSTPATTFVELLSGLHAGFSAEGLAVPEPASWPESPAEAASALFSLAARTGTLVFSVWADAETNEAGASFFLPVADAPGHQGLLGQERKPVRQPFARELHAPLGQAIAELSKRGQDTARPARGTVTHPFDVETDPEVLFWVTFADSEVAPSILAHARSRQLRADQPAFSTLSLGREEAAYLTERFLRLDSLFQGTPVVFSGEKGTGRTTSLHAVMEVLPDFTNVLAALEQPRSVDARLGTARVGESMALAQVLRAFLRQDPDVVLADEARTTKDLELLLNSALTGHATAFVLEASSPEGALEKLLEAIPGLPVAPLIVHHTREASGALRREVYTVRYGDDGKGLVEAWSAAATG; this is encoded by the coding sequence TTGAGCACCCCCGCCACCACCTTCGTCGAGCTGCTCTCCGGTCTGCACGCGGGCTTCAGCGCCGAGGGCCTCGCCGTCCCCGAGCCCGCGTCGTGGCCCGAGTCCCCCGCAGAGGCCGCATCGGCCCTGTTCTCACTCGCGGCGCGCACGGGGACGTTGGTGTTCTCGGTGTGGGCGGATGCGGAGACGAACGAAGCGGGCGCGTCGTTCTTCCTCCCGGTCGCGGACGCGCCGGGGCATCAGGGGTTGCTCGGGCAGGAGCGCAAGCCCGTGCGACAGCCGTTCGCGAGGGAGCTGCATGCGCCGCTGGGGCAGGCCATCGCCGAGCTGTCGAAGCGGGGACAGGACACGGCGCGTCCCGCGCGCGGCACGGTGACACATCCGTTCGACGTGGAGACGGACCCGGAGGTCCTGTTCTGGGTGACGTTCGCGGACAGCGAGGTGGCGCCGAGCATCCTCGCCCATGCGCGGAGCCGGCAACTGCGCGCGGACCAACCGGCGTTCTCCACGCTGAGCCTGGGGCGCGAGGAGGCCGCGTATCTGACGGAGCGGTTCCTGCGACTGGACTCGCTGTTCCAGGGGACGCCCGTGGTGTTCTCGGGGGAGAAGGGCACGGGGCGCACCACGTCGCTGCACGCGGTGATGGAGGTGCTGCCGGACTTCACGAATGTGCTCGCCGCGCTGGAGCAGCCGAGGTCGGTGGATGCGCGGCTGGGTACGGCGCGCGTGGGGGAGTCGATGGCGCTCGCGCAGGTGCTGCGCGCGTTCCTGCGGCAGGACCCGGATGTGGTGCTGGCGGATGAGGCGCGGACGACGAAGGACCTGGAGTTGCTGCTCAACTCCGCGCTCACCGGCCACGCCACTGCGTTCGTGCTGGAGGCGTCGAGCCCCGAGGGGGCGCTCGAGAAGCTGCTCGAGGCGATTCCGGGGCTCCCCGTGGCGCCGCTCATCGTCCATCACACGCGCGAGGCGTCGGGTGCGCTCCGGCGAGAGGTCTACACCGTGCGATACGGCGACGATGGGAAGGGGCTCGTCGAAGCGTGGAGCGCTGCCGCTACTGGATAG